The Desulfovibrio sp. region ACATAAAAAACAGAGTATAGATGAGAAAAACGAAGAAAATTCAAATTATCTTTGTGGAAAACATTTTTTTATCATGTGCAAAAATAGCCATATCAGCATAAAAGCGTTGCTGCTTAAGGATATCCTCTTAGGGGGCTGCAGGCCGCTAACTAAAAAATAGCTACTATTCAAGTAGATTAGCATATATCTCACTTGGGGATAAGAAAAAGGCCTCATGCCGCAAACGGCTCATAATCATCAATTGCCCCAAATTCTGATTTTGGGCTACAAGGCGGCATGCGCGAACAATGGTCAGAAATTTCTGAAAATCTCAAGAAAATGCTGCATTCCGGCGTTTTCAAGGTCTGGATTGCACCCCTGCAGGCTCAAGTGCACGCCGGGGGGCTTTTGCTTACCGCGCCCAATGCCTTTGTTGCCAGCTGGCTTGAAGGCAAGATGCTTGCTACCCTGCGAGAGGCTGCCGCCCCGGTTCTGGGTCTTGAGCCTGCAGCGGTGGATGTGCGTATCACCGCAGCCACCGATGCCCATGCGCCTGTAGCTTCTGCACAGGCAGCCAACGCGCGCCCTGTTGCCAACGGCCAGACCTCGGGGATCGTTCCCGCTGCGTGTGTGCAGCAGACCGCGCCCATTCAGCTTTCTGCCGCTGCAAATTCTGCAGCCATCAGCAGCCACGATGACACCGACTCTTTCGCGCACACGTCTGCCGTGCTGGGCTCTGCGTTTTCCGGCCTTGCGGCTGGCGCTGCCCCCGCCTATCAAGAAACGCCGCTACCTGCCGCCAGACCCCAGCTACAGGCCACCCTGCCCATAAGCAGCGCGCCCGCATACCGTCTGGCCACCAACTGGCGCTATTCTTTCGCCGATTTTGTTGTTGGCCCCACCAACAACATGGCCGTAGCCGCAGCGCAGGATGTGAGCCGCAGCAGTGGCTGTGTGCGTACCCTGTTCATGAATTCCGCTCCCGGTCTTGGCAAGACCCATCTGGCCCAGGCCGTTGGCCGCGCCATTGCAGAGGAACGCAGCGGCGCCCGCGTGGGTTACCTTACCGCCGAAGATTTTGCCTCGCGCTTCGTGGCTGCCCTGCGCACCCACGACATAGAAAATTTCAAATCACGCTTCCGCGACCTTGATGTGCTGCTGCTTGAAGACGTTCATTTTCTTCAGGGCAAAGAAAAGATGCAGGACATGGCGCTAGCCGTGGTGAAAAACCTTCAGGCCAAGGGCGGTCGGGTTATCTTTACCTCTTCCTTTTCTCCCCGCGACCTGCAAAAGGTCGACAGCCAGCTGGTTTCACATTTCTGCTCGGGCATTCTGACCGATATCGGCCGCCCCAACGAAGACATGCGCCGCCACATTCTTGAACGCAAGGCCAAGACGTTTCAGGTGCTTTTGCCCGATTCCGTTTGCGAACTGCTGGCCAGCCGCCTCGATGGCGACGTGCGCCAGATGGAATCGTGCCTCAACAGCCTGATCTTTAAGGCGCGCCTGCTCAATTGCGGGCTCAACCTTGATCTGGCCATGGAAGTGCTGAGCCAGTACGCCGAGATTTCGTGCGGCCCCGACCTGCCCACCATAGTGCGCCTTGTGTGCGAAAGTTACGGGCTCAACGAGCGCCAGCTCAACTCGCGCTCGCGCCGCAAGGAATGCGTTATTGGCCGCAATACCGTGTACTACCTTGCGCGTAAACACACAGAACTTACCCTCGAAGAAATCGGTGGCAAATTCAACCGCCGTCACTCCACGGTTATCAAGGGCATTACCAGCGTGGAACGTGAACTTTCAAGAGAAACAACCCTTGGCCGCCAGATTGCCAGGGCCATGAAACTTATCGAACGCAATGCGGGCATGGGCGCGTAAAGCGCCCTTCCGCCCGTCCCCCGCTTCCCTGCATTTTTTCCTCATCCTGCTCATCGCGCCCACAAACGATGCCGCGTTTCTTTATGCGCGGCCTTTCGCCGGCCATGTCACGCTTTTGCAATAAAACGTGCGGTTGTTGATGCATGTCAGCTTGGCCCGTATGGTTACAAACATGCGGGCCAAGCTGGCGAGCAGTGCGGCCAGTAATACTTTGCCCCGCTGTCAGGATAGGGCATGCTGGAAGTACACATCAGCCTGAAACGAGGCAACTTTGAGCTTGAGCTGGGCTTTCACCTGGCCGAATGCGGCATAGCTGTTATTTTTGGCCCTTCCGGCTCTGGCAAAACCAGCCTTATCAATTGCATTGCCGGGCTGGAAAAGCCCGATGCCGGTCGCATTGTCTGCCACGGCCAAACCTGCTTTGATTCAGATCTGGCAATAAACCTGCCTCCGGAAAAAAGGCGTCTTGGCTACGTCTTTCAGGATGCCCGCCTGTTTCCACACCTTTCTGTGCGCGAAAATCTTTGCTTTGGTCAACGCTTTCACCCGGTACCGCCGTCGCGGACAGTCCCGAACATTGACGATGTGGCCGACCTGCTCGACATCGGCCCCCTTTTGCACCGCCCCCCTGCCAATCTCTCTGGCGGCGAAAAGCAGCGGGTGGCCATTGGCCGCGCCCTGCTTTGCAGGCCCCGCCTCATGCTCATGGACGAACCGCTTTCGTCGCTGGACATGAATCTCAAGGAGGGGCTTTTGACCTACATCGCGCGTATTCCCAGCCAATGGCATGTGCCAGTGCTCTATGTCACCCACTCGCCGGAAGAAACCCACACACTCGGCAACAGCATGCTGCTATTGCGCAATGGCCGCCTTGAGGCCCAGGGAACTGTAGACGCAACCCTGTGCAAAGCCCGCCAGATGGGTCTTTTGCCCTGTAGCACCTTTAGCCTGTCAGGAGCCCCGCATGAAGCCCCTTGCCCTGCCTGAACGCTTTTGCCTGCTGTGCGCCCTGGTAGCGCTGCATCTCATTTTTGCGCAGGCGGCCTGCGCTGGAGGGCCAGCAATAACTACAGGCCTTGGCTACAAGCCCATGGTGCAGCAGCTGTGCGCGGCCTATGCTGCGCAGACTGGCATGCAGCCAACAGAGATGTACAGCGGCAACATCGGCCAGATCATTGAACAGGCCAGAGCTGGCAGCAGCGTAAGCATTATTGTGTCCGAAAAAGCCTCGTTGCAGGAATCTGGCCTTGCCTTTGCCGCATACAAGCCCCTTGGGGAGGCCGTGCTTGTGCTGGCGTGGCGCAAGGGGCTGCACCTCGCCTCGCCACAGGACCTCAACAGACCGGAATTTGCCAGAATCGGCTACCCCGACGCCAAGGCGGCCATC contains the following coding sequences:
- a CDS encoding DnaA/Hda family protein → MREQWSEISENLKKMLHSGVFKVWIAPLQAQVHAGGLLLTAPNAFVASWLEGKMLATLREAAAPVLGLEPAAVDVRITAATDAHAPVASAQAANARPVANGQTSGIVPAACVQQTAPIQLSAAANSAAISSHDDTDSFAHTSAVLGSAFSGLAAGAAPAYQETPLPAARPQLQATLPISSAPAYRLATNWRYSFADFVVGPTNNMAVAAAQDVSRSSGCVRTLFMNSAPGLGKTHLAQAVGRAIAEERSGARVGYLTAEDFASRFVAALRTHDIENFKSRFRDLDVLLLEDVHFLQGKEKMQDMALAVVKNLQAKGGRVIFTSSFSPRDLQKVDSQLVSHFCSGILTDIGRPNEDMRRHILERKAKTFQVLLPDSVCELLASRLDGDVRQMESCLNSLIFKARLLNCGLNLDLAMEVLSQYAEISCGPDLPTIVRLVCESYGLNERQLNSRSRRKECVIGRNTVYYLARKHTELTLEEIGGKFNRRHSTVIKGITSVERELSRETTLGRQIARAMKLIERNAGMGA
- a CDS encoding ATP-binding cassette domain-containing protein, giving the protein MLEVHISLKRGNFELELGFHLAECGIAVIFGPSGSGKTSLINCIAGLEKPDAGRIVCHGQTCFDSDLAINLPPEKRRLGYVFQDARLFPHLSVRENLCFGQRFHPVPPSRTVPNIDDVADLLDIGPLLHRPPANLSGGEKQRVAIGRALLCRPRLMLMDEPLSSLDMNLKEGLLTYIARIPSQWHVPVLYVTHSPEETHTLGNSMLLLRNGRLEAQGTVDATLCKARQMGLLPCSTFSLSGAPHEAPCPA
- the modA gene encoding molybdate ABC transporter substrate-binding protein, translating into MKPLALPERFCLLCALVALHLIFAQAACAGGPAITTGLGYKPMVQQLCAAYAAQTGMQPTEMYSGNIGQIIEQARAGSSVSIIVSEKASLQESGLAFAAYKPLGEAVLVLAWRKGLHLASPQDLNRPEFARIGYPDAKAAIYGRAAVAFMKGNNLFEPLKPRLSMLATVPQVFSYLVSGDLDAAFVNEAVARKQGDSLGGWMEVRDGYTPLLLVAGVVAGQDNNAEVRSFLQFLNTPEAQRILAGNGLRPVHAAE